A part of Desulfobacter sp. genomic DNA contains:
- a CDS encoding tetratricopeptide repeat protein, giving the protein MAKEKEVTHVVQKQTLYIAVLVAVTLGFLAGASYTSFKLAGAGGRGQAAVKDPHAGSQADAQARAEASVGAEILKLETFLKENPENAGAWVRLGNLFFDTNRFGDAIDAYEKSLTIAPGDPNVLTDLGVMYRRNKLPEKAVGAFDRAIAARPDFETARFNKGIVLMHDLNDLPGATQAWKELVKINPLAQAPGGRMVADLVRDLERKAK; this is encoded by the coding sequence ATGGCAAAAGAAAAAGAGGTCACCCATGTGGTTCAGAAACAGACATTGTATATCGCTGTGCTGGTGGCCGTTACATTGGGGTTTTTGGCCGGTGCGTCATATACATCCTTTAAACTGGCAGGGGCGGGCGGCCGGGGTCAGGCCGCAGTGAAAGATCCCCATGCCGGCAGCCAGGCGGATGCCCAGGCCAGAGCCGAAGCCAGCGTCGGGGCTGAGATTTTGAAGCTGGAGACCTTTTTAAAGGAAAATCCGGAAAATGCCGGGGCCTGGGTCCGGCTGGGCAACCTGTTTTTCGACACCAACCGGTTCGGCGATGCCATTGATGCCTATGAGAAATCCCTGACCATTGCCCCGGGGGATCCCAACGTGCTGACGGACCTGGGGGTGATGTATCGTCGGAATAAATTGCCGGAAAAGGCCGTCGGGGCATTTGACAGGGCCATTGCCGCCCGGCCGGATTTCGAAACGGCCCGGTTCAACAAGGGGATTGTGCTCATGCACGATCTCAACGACCTGCCCGGTGCAACCCAGGCCTGGAAAGAACTGGTAAAGATTAATCCCCTGGCCCAGGCCCCGGGCGGCAGGATGGTCGCCGACCTGGTCCGGGATCTGGAACGCAAAGCCAAGTGA
- a CDS encoding TetR/AcrR family transcriptional regulator, with the protein MEKKDTLSRLKAEERKLRRRIIIDAAREVFGRKTYDTVSMAEIAKTAGIAKSSIYTYFRSQEELYAEIAYTDACGFIEDLKAGIEERPDDALETCIACFLDYYIVQVAQWRMITHFALHGNKEMGAVEQLNEIGRRLMDVFESVFRSLGCQEESRLLAHTLFAGLSGILIAFRNYPGRSEEERIEHMKRIGNVIESMVLALVDQKIK; encoded by the coding sequence ATGGAGAAAAAAGATACACTCAGCCGCCTCAAGGCGGAAGAACGCAAGCTGCGCCGCCGGATCATCATAGATGCCGCCAGGGAGGTGTTCGGCAGGAAAACCTATGACACGGTCAGTATGGCGGAAATTGCAAAAACTGCAGGTATTGCCAAATCTTCTATTTATACCTATTTCAGGTCCCAGGAAGAGCTGTATGCCGAAATCGCCTATACCGATGCCTGCGGGTTTATAGAAGATCTCAAGGCCGGTATTGAGGAACGGCCCGATGACGCGCTGGAGACCTGCATCGCCTGTTTTCTGGATTATTATATCGTCCAGGTGGCCCAGTGGCGGATGATCACCCATTTTGCCCTCCACGGCAACAAGGAGATGGGAGCGGTTGAGCAGCTCAACGAGATTGGCCGCCGGCTGATGGATGTGTTTGAATCTGTTTTTCGCAGCCTTGGCTGCCAAGAGGAGTCCAGGCTCCTGGCCCATACACTTTTTGCCGGCCTTTCCGGAATCCTCATTGCCTTTAGAAACTATCCCGGCAGAAGCGAAGAGGAACGGATTGAGCACATGAAACGGATCGGCAATGTCATTGAATCCATGGTTCTGGCCCTGGTGGATCAAAAAATAAAGTGA
- a CDS encoding 2-hydroxyacyl-CoA dehydratase gives MPQLRPFYEAASTPARAAGAAKSKNRAVIGYLCSYAPEELIYAAGCHPMRLFSSKTGVSLADNHLQAYCCSLVRGILEDGLAGRLDYLDGIVFPHTCDSIQRLSDIWRINMDQAFFADVTMPVKLTTDSARTYMKDVLMKFKADLEAYTDREITGRDLENAIALFNRIRSGLGQIYAAKSSRPDMISGKDLFTIVKAAMVMDRELLAGALDDLTKALASEQDGPISDKKSVRLILSGSVCDMPDLYTLIEGAGATLAGDDLCTGERWFDGGIPEDLPPMDGLTARYTDRIVCPAKHSGTTARGKALVNLVRERQADGVVFVHLKFCDPHAFDYPYLKDFLDRENIPSLRLEMDDQQINAGQAATRLETFIQMI, from the coding sequence ATCCCCCAACTGCGCCCCTTTTACGAGGCTGCCAGCACCCCGGCAAGGGCAGCCGGAGCAGCCAAATCGAAAAACAGGGCGGTAATTGGCTACCTTTGCTCCTATGCACCCGAGGAATTGATTTATGCGGCCGGCTGCCATCCCATGCGGCTTTTTTCCTCAAAGACCGGAGTCAGCCTTGCCGACAATCATCTACAGGCCTATTGCTGCTCCCTTGTCCGGGGAATCCTGGAGGACGGTCTTGCCGGCCGCCTGGATTACCTGGACGGCATTGTTTTCCCCCATACCTGCGATTCCATCCAGCGGCTATCCGACATCTGGCGGATAAACATGGACCAGGCATTTTTTGCAGATGTCACCATGCCCGTCAAACTCACAACCGATTCGGCCAGAACCTATATGAAAGATGTCCTTATGAAATTCAAGGCCGATCTTGAAGCGTATACGGACAGGGAGATCACCGGTAGAGACCTTGAAAACGCCATCGCGCTGTTCAACCGGATAAGGTCCGGCCTGGGACAGATCTATGCCGCCAAGTCAAGCCGCCCGGACATGATTTCAGGAAAAGATCTTTTCACCATCGTCAAAGCCGCCATGGTCATGGACCGGGAGCTTCTGGCCGGGGCACTGGACGACCTGACAAAGGCCCTGGCTTCGGAACAGGACGGCCCCATCTCAGATAAAAAATCAGTGCGGCTCATCCTCTCAGGCTCGGTATGCGACATGCCGGACCTGTATACACTGATTGAAGGGGCGGGCGCCACCCTGGCCGGTGATGACCTGTGCACAGGAGAACGATGGTTTGATGGCGGCATCCCCGAGGACCTCCCTCCCATGGACGGCCTCACCGCACGGTACACGGACCGCATTGTCTGCCCGGCCAAGCACAGCGGCACAACTGCCCGGGGAAAGGCCCTGGTGAACCTGGTCCGGGAGAGACAGGCCGACGGGGTTGTCTTCGTTCACCTTAAATTCTGCGACCCCCATGCCTTTGACTACCCCTATCTCAAAGACTTCCTGGACCGTGAAAACATCCCCTCCCTCCGCCTGGAGATGGACGACCAGCAGATCAACGCGGGACAGGCGGCCACCCGGCTGGAAACCTTTATTCAAATGATTTAA
- a CDS encoding succinylglutamate desuccinylase/aspartoacylase family protein: protein MAAFCIFLAGMGGIPSVRAAAPDPRLDFSVHTLSSNASGPTALVVGGIQGDEPGGFNAAALIVTDYTILSGRVIVVPNLNFSSIVRRSRGIHGDMNRKFDRLSAGDPERQAVDRIKKLILDPQVDFILNLHDGSGFYSPARVDAQRRPQRWGQSIIVDQARMPAGGGDFPVFNDLAGTAAQCVGTVNTRLLDPGHAMHVKNTRTAEGNREMAKTLTYFALKHHKPAFGIEASKAFLTPARVYYHLLAIEAFLDRAGIRFKRGFLMDRAGIAAAIKKDIAFSLGRRRILLYAENIRNRINYLPMEKDKGIDFNANHPLLALVPSGDVYSLFHGNRRLARLSPQYFEYDYGLDRIGMLVDGVQRFAPFGSLVRVKGRFLVQDIPGHRVNVIGFSSPDRHSESGIEIRKQSFVRKFSIDREGDIYRIEVYKGDKFSGMVLVDFSEPANDFKLAGAGTDGMTPPPGK, encoded by the coding sequence GTGGCTGCCTTTTGTATCTTCCTGGCGGGAATGGGGGGGATTCCGTCTGTCCGGGCGGCCGCACCGGACCCCCGGCTTGATTTTTCCGTACATACGCTGTCTTCAAACGCGTCCGGCCCCACCGCATTGGTGGTCGGCGGCATCCAGGGGGACGAGCCCGGCGGCTTCAATGCCGCGGCCCTCATTGTCACGGATTATACAATTTTATCCGGCCGGGTGATTGTGGTGCCCAACCTCAATTTTTCCAGCATTGTCAGACGGTCCAGGGGAATTCACGGGGACATGAACAGGAAGTTCGACCGCCTGAGCGCCGGTGACCCGGAGCGGCAGGCCGTCGACCGGATAAAGAAACTGATCCTGGACCCCCAGGTGGATTTTATTTTGAACCTCCATGACGGCAGCGGGTTTTATTCCCCTGCCCGGGTGGACGCCCAGCGCCGGCCGCAACGGTGGGGCCAGAGCATTATCGTGGATCAGGCCAGGATGCCCGCCGGCGGCGGTGACTTCCCGGTTTTTAACGACCTTGCCGGGACCGCGGCCCAATGCGTCGGAACCGTCAATACCCGGCTGCTGGATCCCGGTCATGCCATGCATGTGAAAAATACCCGTACGGCAGAGGGCAACCGGGAGATGGCAAAAACCCTGACCTATTTTGCCCTGAAACACCATAAACCCGCCTTCGGCATAGAGGCCAGCAAAGCCTTTTTAACCCCGGCACGGGTTTATTACCACCTGCTGGCCATTGAGGCCTTTTTGGACCGGGCCGGCATCCGCTTTAAGCGGGGCTTTTTAATGGACCGGGCTGGTATTGCGGCCGCCATTAAAAAGGATATCGCCTTTAGCCTGGGCCGCCGCCGGATTTTGCTTTATGCGGAAAATATCCGGAACAGAATCAATTATCTTCCCATGGAAAAGGATAAAGGAATTGATTTTAACGCCAACCATCCTTTGCTGGCCCTTGTGCCCTCGGGTGATGTCTACAGCCTGTTCCATGGCAACCGCAGACTGGCCCGCCTTTCTCCCCAGTATTTTGAATATGATTACGGGCTAGACAGGATCGGGATGCTGGTGGACGGGGTGCAGCGGTTTGCTCCTTTTGGCTCCCTGGTCCGGGTAAAGGGACGGTTTCTGGTCCAGGATATTCCCGGCCACCGGGTTAATGTCATCGGGTTTTCCTCCCCTGACCGTCACAGTGAATCCGGAATTGAAATTCGTAAACAGAGTTTTGTCCGGAAGTTTTCCATTGACCGGGAAGGGGATATCTACAGAATCGAGGTCTACAAAGGGGATAAGTTCAGCGGGATGGTCCTGGTGGATTTCAGTGAACCGGCAAATGATTTTAAGCTGGCTGGTGCCGGCACAGACGGCATGACGCCGCCCCCGGGAAAATAA
- a CDS encoding CGGC domain-containing protein encodes MEKVAIVGCGAYIDQGYGCPGEWRCLKAAATGEGKFESPSAVVSFVKCQCPGRTVVPSIGMAAKLSEIKPDKIYLSSCLANAVPKCPYTSPEDLAGIIKEKTGIEVVMGTHDYH; translated from the coding sequence ATGGAAAAAGTTGCAATTGTAGGTTGCGGCGCATACATCGACCAGGGATACGGCTGTCCCGGGGAATGGCGTTGCCTTAAAGCTGCTGCCACCGGGGAAGGAAAATTCGAATCCCCCTCCGCAGTAGTCTCTTTTGTCAAATGCCAGTGTCCGGGCAGAACGGTTGTACCCAGCATTGGCATGGCGGCCAAATTATCCGAAATCAAACCGGATAAAATTTATCTGAGTTCCTGCCTGGCCAATGCAGTTCCCAAATGTCCCTATACCAGCCCCGAAGATCTGGCCGGCATTATCAAGGAAAAAACGGGGATCGAAGTCGTAATGGGAACCCACGATTACCACTAA
- a CDS encoding HDOD domain-containing protein: MTDRLNLPSESDIKNILKLDRKNLPSFPQVAAKLIEASRDESIALEDVSKIIETDPGISARILEIVNSAYYGLSRKITTLSEAVVILGLDEIKKVALGMTIFENMFKKGKSDEFNRLLFWRHSLAVAVLSMELAKATKNADPEEAYIAGLLHDVGKIFLDLQGRTDYGNFIQQLSASTDLVIEKERSVIGLGHDDIGAYFCAQWQLPEKLVLAVKYHHQPFEHQKLSDDEKHLIAIVSMADFLCWTQGIGSFDFIRPPILAPEVEVAVDPEKVDVIQCILAMNKEVENISEFYKFVFPSVNELKENLLWANIKLSKANTKYYFQADPQSSLQSLPQENHPGSAESMVQDLGLEMGKALARAKNIKEVLDIVMFQVGCIFQPCHWSILLKDSKSDDLVFSVVVGANKDKLQGVKLNRGEGIAGHIMETGEALIIEDVSRDSRFSDRVDKHTRFKTQSIIGTPLKTEGKIFGVIELINRIDNNNFSDQDLRLLSDIAEYAAIAIERSYYTQALTNLATKDAVTGLKNRWSFERAVSGKRDFKAKFGNVFSMLIIVINGLDRIKAEQGEETCEKGIMLLAGILKQTKRRDDTLYRYGDDSFIAMLPMTYSDGAEHAKQRIEKALNLGFAEEKLHPLPMIIQPHTLDSEDAVNLKALVAEALAKSKSTPGQAEEIMDLQENLQPLLEEEQTKAKEEEDRMKSQTPGSTGNFGKMVSLGGSFKRLKTGEFGRIRVEQVSLSAIGFRISKSHRIRVNDFLDIQFNLDDIKRSLIKRRIVVREIKGNYIYADFYNPPPYAKNLGFYIFS, from the coding sequence ATGACAGACAGGCTGAATCTACCGTCCGAATCAGATATAAAAAATATTCTGAAGTTAGATCGTAAAAATCTGCCCTCCTTCCCCCAGGTGGCGGCAAAACTCATAGAGGCGTCCAGGGACGAAAGCATCGCCCTGGAAGACGTATCGAAAATCATTGAAACCGATCCCGGCATTTCCGCAAGGATTCTGGAGATCGTCAACTCAGCCTATTACGGTCTGTCCAGGAAAATAACCACCCTTTCTGAGGCCGTGGTCATACTGGGCCTGGATGAAATAAAAAAAGTGGCCCTGGGCATGACCATCTTTGAAAACATGTTCAAAAAGGGAAAGTCCGACGAATTCAACCGGCTGCTCTTCTGGCGCCACAGCCTGGCCGTGGCTGTTTTGAGCATGGAACTGGCAAAAGCCACCAAGAATGCGGACCCAGAGGAAGCCTATATCGCAGGTCTGCTCCACGATGTGGGCAAAATATTTCTGGACCTCCAGGGCAGGACCGACTATGGCAATTTTATACAACAATTGTCCGCCTCCACGGATCTGGTTATTGAAAAGGAACGCAGCGTCATCGGCCTGGGACACGACGATATCGGCGCCTATTTCTGCGCCCAGTGGCAGTTGCCGGAAAAGCTGGTGCTGGCCGTGAAATACCACCACCAGCCCTTTGAGCACCAGAAACTTTCAGATGATGAAAAACACCTCATCGCCATTGTTTCCATGGCCGACTTCCTCTGCTGGACCCAGGGCATTGGCTCCTTTGATTTCATCCGTCCCCCCATCCTGGCCCCGGAGGTCGAAGTGGCCGTGGATCCCGAAAAAGTGGATGTGATCCAGTGCATCCTGGCCATGAATAAAGAGGTGGAGAATATTTCCGAATTCTACAAATTTGTATTTCCTTCGGTGAACGAACTCAAGGAAAACCTGCTCTGGGCCAACATCAAGCTCTCCAAGGCCAACACCAAATACTATTTCCAGGCCGATCCCCAGTCATCCCTTCAGTCCCTCCCCCAGGAAAACCACCCCGGCTCCGCCGAATCCATGGTCCAGGATCTGGGACTTGAAATGGGAAAGGCCCTGGCCAGGGCCAAAAACATAAAAGAAGTCCTGGATATCGTTATGTTCCAGGTGGGATGTATTTTCCAGCCCTGCCACTGGTCCATACTGCTCAAGGATTCCAAAAGCGATGACCTTGTCTTTTCAGTGGTGGTGGGGGCGAACAAGGATAAGCTCCAGGGGGTGAAACTCAACAGGGGCGAAGGCATCGCAGGGCACATCATGGAAACCGGGGAAGCCCTGATCATAGAAGATGTGTCAAGGGACAGCCGGTTCAGCGACCGGGTGGACAAACACACGCGGTTCAAGACCCAGTCCATCATCGGCACCCCCCTGAAAACCGAGGGAAAAATTTTCGGTGTCATCGAACTTATCAACCGTATTGACAACAATAATTTTTCAGACCAGGATCTCAGGCTCCTCTCTGATATTGCAGAATACGCGGCCATTGCCATTGAGCGCTCATACTATACCCAGGCCCTGACCAACCTGGCCACCAAGGATGCAGTCACCGGCCTGAAAAACCGCTGGAGCTTTGAACGCGCCGTTTCCGGCAAACGGGATTTCAAGGCCAAATTCGGCAATGTTTTTTCCATGCTGATCATCGTCATCAACGGCCTGGACCGGATCAAAGCCGAACAGGGGGAGGAGACCTGCGAAAAAGGCATCATGCTCCTGGCCGGTATTCTTAAGCAGACAAAGCGGCGGGACGACACCCTCTACCGATACGGGGACGACAGTTTCATCGCCATGCTGCCCATGACATACTCCGACGGTGCGGAACATGCCAAACAGCGGATTGAAAAGGCCCTGAACCTTGGGTTTGCGGAAGAAAAACTCCACCCCCTGCCCATGATCATCCAGCCCCATACCCTGGACAGCGAGGATGCAGTCAATCTCAAGGCCCTGGTGGCCGAAGCCCTTGCAAAATCCAAGTCAACCCCCGGCCAGGCCGAAGAGATCATGGACCTCCAGGAAAACCTCCAGCCCCTGTTGGAAGAGGAACAGACCAAGGCCAAAGAGGAGGAAGACCGGATGAAAAGCCAGACCCCGGGCAGTACCGGGAACTTCGGCAAGATGGTCTCTTTGGGCGGCAGCTTCAAGCGGCTGAAAACAGGGGAGTTCGGCCGGATCCGTGTGGAACAGGTATCTTTGTCCGCCATCGGCTTCAGGATTTCAAAATCCCACCGTATACGGGTCAATGATTTTCTGGATATCCAGTTCAACCTGGACGACATCAAACGCTCCCTGATCAAACGGCGCATCGTGGTCAGGGAAATAAAAGGCAACTATATTTACGCGGATTTTTACAATCCGCCCCCCTATGCCAAAAACCTGGGATTCTACATTTTCAGCTGA
- a CDS encoding lysophospholipase, translating to MAAENGYFKGPEGIDYFYQCWLPESSPRAALIVVHGLAEHGGRYMNLVNSMVPRGFAVYAPDHYGHGKSGGRRLFVPDFNVFTQALDLFVDKVKDWEPGRPVFLVGHSMGGLIVAAYLQARQHKVDGALLSGPAVKVPGHVTPLTRTAAGLFSRVAPTLGIRRLDATDISRDPEVVAAYINDPLVSTGKITARLASQMLDACDRAMEGAGGISLPLLVLQGGGDALVDPDGTAEFHEAAGSTDKKFILYPDRFHEIFNDPDHETVFKDMADWLEKRLEG from the coding sequence ATGGCCGCGGAAAACGGATATTTCAAAGGCCCGGAAGGCATTGATTATTTCTACCAGTGCTGGCTGCCGGAATCATCGCCCCGGGCAGCACTTATCGTGGTCCACGGCCTGGCCGAACACGGCGGAAGGTATATGAACCTGGTAAACAGCATGGTGCCCAGGGGCTTTGCCGTCTATGCCCCGGACCACTACGGCCACGGCAAGTCAGGGGGCAGACGGCTTTTTGTTCCGGATTTCAATGTATTCACCCAGGCGCTTGATCTGTTTGTGGACAAGGTAAAGGACTGGGAACCAGGCAGGCCGGTCTTTCTGGTGGGCCATTCCATGGGCGGGCTGATCGTTGCGGCCTATCTCCAGGCCCGCCAGCACAAGGTGGACGGGGCATTACTCTCAGGCCCGGCTGTCAAAGTCCCCGGCCATGTCACCCCCCTTACCCGGACAGCCGCCGGTCTATTCTCACGGGTGGCGCCAACCCTGGGAATCCGACGCCTGGACGCCACCGATATCAGCCGGGATCCCGAGGTGGTCGCGGCCTATATCAACGACCCCCTGGTATCCACGGGCAAAATCACGGCCCGCCTGGCCTCCCAGATGCTTGACGCATGTGACCGGGCAATGGAGGGTGCCGGCGGCATTTCCCTGCCCCTGCTGGTACTCCAGGGGGGAGGAGATGCATTGGTTGACCCCGACGGCACGGCAGAATTCCACGAAGCCGCAGGGTCTACAGATAAAAAATTCATCCTCTATCCGGATAGATTCCACGAAATTTTCAATGATCCGGACCATGAAACCGTCTTTAAGGATATGGCGGACTGGCTGGAAAAAAGACTTGAGGGATAA
- a CDS encoding M48 family metallopeptidase → MAELKSVVAGAPRDWRLEIVRKAVRHIYFRVYPEQKLVKISAPRRVSRDDLDTAIRDRSPWMLKQIKKSRPAPRPGALLPDHGKLRFRGRQYPLNFIDGQPPRVGFDPDKGVVVQTRPGAARDKKAAVLEGWLRQCLKGDIRELLDKWEPVMGVRASDFGVKKMKTRWGSCNTRVGRIWINFALIRLAPWLLEYVLVHELSHLLEPSHNRRFYGIMDQFLPGWKNCRAELDQYSPRAMG, encoded by the coding sequence ATGGCAGAGCTGAAATCCGTGGTTGCCGGGGCGCCCCGGGACTGGCGCCTGGAGATTGTCCGCAAAGCTGTCCGCCATATCTATTTCAGGGTTTATCCGGAACAGAAGCTGGTAAAGATCAGTGCGCCGCGCAGGGTCAGCCGTGATGATCTGGATACCGCCATCCGGGATCGGTCTCCCTGGATGCTGAAACAGATCAAGAAATCCCGGCCGGCCCCCCGGCCTGGCGCATTATTGCCGGACCATGGAAAACTTCGTTTCCGGGGGCGGCAGTATCCCCTTAATTTTATTGACGGCCAACCGCCCCGGGTGGGGTTTGATCCGGACAAGGGCGTTGTGGTGCAGACCCGCCCCGGCGCAGCCCGGGATAAAAAGGCGGCGGTGCTGGAGGGCTGGCTGCGGCAATGCCTCAAGGGGGATATCAGGGAACTGCTGGATAAGTGGGAACCGGTAATGGGGGTGAGGGCCTCCGATTTCGGGGTGAAGAAGATGAAAACCCGGTGGGGCAGCTGCAATACCCGGGTGGGCCGCATCTGGATCAATTTCGCCCTGATCCGCCTGGCTCCCTGGCTGCTGGAATATGTGCTGGTCCACGAATTGTCCCACCTGCTGGAACCCTCCCACAACCGGAGGTTCTATGGGATTATGGACCAATTCCTTCCTGGTTGGAAGAACTGCAGGGCAGAACTGGATCAATATTCCCCAAGGGCCATGGGCTGA
- a CDS encoding 2-hydroxyacyl-CoA dehydratase, which produces MTEKPSDKTSNLNDKKNRKIKCARKMRDIMTTYYMDALTARDNKETVAWITSGGPVEPLIAMDIIPVYPENHGAMIGASKMGEDLCTKAEEMGYSPDLCSYARSDIACAVAGGGPLGGLPRPDMLICCNNICGTVLKWYEIQARRFNVPLFILDTPICHTGYTREIADYVKAQIQEYILFLEKATGRAFDRDKMKEVGKLSLEGQLLWQKVLNTTAAKPAPMSAFDAFFFLALIVTLRGTQTAVDFYKELAAEMEDRVNRGIGIVPGEKYRLLWDNLPVWYSLKWLSDTFAGHQACLVADTYTSAWCSSTRYVDPDHFLDSMAEAYTRIYLNIGVDQMAAQVLEMIEFYGAHGFVMHSNRSCKPYSFGQLDIMNIVRKKAGIPVLLLEADMVDPRNFSTSQAETRIDAFMEIVKQ; this is translated from the coding sequence ATGACCGAAAAACCATCCGACAAGACCTCTAATCTAAATGATAAGAAAAACCGGAAGATAAAATGCGCCCGGAAGATGCGGGATATCATGACCACTTATTATATGGATGCCCTCACGGCCCGGGACAACAAAGAAACCGTGGCCTGGATCACATCGGGCGGTCCGGTGGAACCCCTCATTGCCATGGATATCATCCCGGTCTACCCGGAAAACCACGGGGCCATGATCGGTGCCTCAAAGATGGGGGAAGACCTGTGTACCAAGGCCGAGGAAATGGGCTACAGCCCCGACCTCTGCTCCTATGCCCGGTCGGACATCGCCTGTGCCGTTGCCGGGGGCGGCCCCCTGGGCGGCCTGCCCAGACCGGACATGCTGATCTGCTGCAACAATATCTGCGGCACCGTGCTCAAATGGTATGAAATCCAGGCCCGCCGCTTTAATGTCCCCCTATTCATCCTGGACACCCCCATCTGCCATACCGGATACACCCGGGAAATCGCCGACTATGTAAAAGCGCAGATCCAGGAGTATATCCTTTTTTTAGAGAAGGCCACCGGCCGGGCCTTTGACCGCGACAAAATGAAAGAAGTGGGCAAACTCTCTTTGGAAGGACAGCTGCTCTGGCAGAAGGTGCTCAACACAACCGCTGCCAAGCCGGCCCCCATGAGCGCATTCGACGCATTTTTCTTCCTGGCCCTCATCGTTACCCTAAGGGGCACCCAGACCGCCGTGGACTTTTATAAAGAACTGGCCGCAGAGATGGAAGACCGGGTCAACCGGGGGATTGGCATTGTCCCGGGAGAGAAATACCGGCTGCTCTGGGACAATCTCCCGGTCTGGTACAGCCTCAAATGGCTTTCCGATACATTTGCCGGCCACCAGGCCTGTCTGGTGGCGGACACCTATACCTCGGCCTGGTGTTCATCCACCCGGTACGTTGACCCGGATCATTTCCTGGATTCCATGGCCGAAGCCTACACCCGGATATACCTGAACATCGGTGTGGACCAGATGGCCGCCCAGGTACTGGAAATGATAGAATTCTACGGTGCCCACGGATTTGTCATGCATTCTAACCGCTCCTGCAAGCCATATTCCTTCGGCCAGCTGGATATTATGAATATTGTCCGGAAAAAGGCCGGTATTCCGGTATTGCTGCTGGAAGCGGACATGGTGGATCCCAGAAATTTCTCAACTTCCCAGGCAGAAACCCGGATCGATGCCTTCATGGAGATCGTAAAACAATAA
- a CDS encoding D-alanyl-D-alanine carboxypeptidase family protein — MNRREFLKSAGSAAAFGLAARMLAFPAGTAHALEDHPDIRRHKIPDPAIKDRLMKSRLYDRHFKDDILLAPAELPVFKSSLGRLNRIQRLVGYGNFCLLGFDEAMACGKSYARVGRFTREELQFLEKIFHSSAACYGFMGEKPITALTAVINRKKVRKIPRTGNYLFKGKPEKMYSDIRKQVGKDVVLTSGVRGVMKQFVLFLNKTAASGGNLSMASRSLAPPGYSFHGVGDFDVGKRGFGVDNFTEKFTRTRIYSRLSDLGYIKFRYDRKNELGVRFEPWHVEVV; from the coding sequence ATGAATCGACGGGAATTCCTTAAATCGGCGGGCAGTGCAGCCGCATTTGGACTGGCGGCCAGAATGCTGGCCTTTCCGGCAGGTACGGCCCATGCCCTGGAGGACCATCCGGACATCCGCCGGCATAAAATACCGGACCCGGCCATTAAGGACCGGCTCATGAAAAGCCGGCTCTATGACCGGCATTTCAAGGACGATATTTTGCTGGCGCCAGCTGAACTGCCGGTGTTCAAATCCAGCCTGGGACGGCTGAACCGGATCCAGAGACTGGTGGGCTATGGCAACTTCTGCCTGCTGGGGTTTGACGAGGCCATGGCCTGCGGCAAATCCTATGCCCGTGTGGGAAGGTTTACCAGGGAGGAACTGCAATTCCTGGAAAAGATATTCCACAGTTCTGCCGCCTGTTACGGTTTCATGGGAGAAAAACCCATAACAGCCCTCACCGCCGTCATCAACCGCAAAAAAGTGCGCAAGATTCCCAGGACCGGCAATTACCTGTTCAAGGGTAAGCCGGAAAAGATGTACAGCGACATCCGCAAACAGGTCGGGAAGGATGTGGTGCTGACATCCGGGGTACGCGGGGTGATGAAACAATTTGTGCTGTTCCTCAATAAAACCGCTGCCAGCGGCGGCAACCTCTCTATGGCCTCCAGGTCCCTGGCTCCCCCCGGATATTCATTCCACGGCGTCGGGGATTTCGATGTGGGCAAAAGGGGGTTCGGCGTGGATAATTTTACAGAAAAATTTACCCGGACCCGGATCTATAGCCGGCTGTCGGACCTGGGATACATAAAATTCAGATATGACCGGAAAAATGAACTTGGTGTACGATTTGAGCCCTGGCATGTTGAAGTGGTGTGA